The sequence below is a genomic window from Echeneis naucrates chromosome 13, fEcheNa1.1, whole genome shotgun sequence.
GTGCGGTTCATAATATATCACGGGAATTGTTggtagagttttttttttttttttttttttttttggttctttgtgATATGTGAGCTTAAACAAATTAAGTAGGTAGTATAGATGGATTGCAAGTGCATAGTTAACGATGGATTGTATTTTTGATCACTCATTGGCTTACCAGTGAAAATTACCAGCTGCATTCCACTcctatcatttttttttttggcctgagTTAGAttgaaattgtatttattttattgaagttTTAAGAAGTAAGATTTTTATCAGCTGATTAACGGGTTTCAACAGTCATGGTAAGGGATATATTTGTGATTCTCTTTATACCTTATTGATGTAtctgtttgcttcattttgATATTAGTCACTTATTCAGTGAAAGTTTGAAATAAAGTGTTGATCGGGTCATTATTGTGTCTTTGACAAGGTAACAAATTTCTTGCTTCTCTGAACAGGGAGAAgggatgtttcttttttttttttttttttttcgtctaatttaaaaaaagcaactgCCTATAAATGCAAAAGCTATTTATACTGCTTACCCAGTATAATAGAACCTCATCAAATCCCTCTTAAACAGCTAAACTCTGATATACTTTGGGGAACATTTTCCCCCTTAAACTCACAAAAGGAGAGACACTATATGTAATTGTGCTGCTTCCCTGCCCTCTTGTGGTCCTgaaggaaaacttttttttttttttggtaaactGTGGATGATCAAGATGCAAGATGTAATTCCCCACATCGCACACTCAGTGAAGGCCATATGTAAAGCTCTGGTCTTATCTTTCTTAGTCTGATTTGCCTCAGGATGTATACGATGACTGCAGCAATTAGTTCTCATTCCACCAGCTCATTGTTGATTGAGTATTTCTGCCGAGGGAGCTTCCTgaccctgtccagggtgcacgCTGCCCTCGACCAGTAcgagcagggattggctccagaatgACCTGATGAGCAGAATTCAGTGGATAACATCCTACACCACTGCATCAatatatttcactttttcttttgaaaacgCTTTAGATGACCCATGACTTGGGCTTGACCTTTTGTAATTCCAGCCCTGGATTGTTGGACGAGTTCTTTTTCAAACTCAGTCTAATATTaaacagaagaaagcaaaggCAGCTTAGTATTGAAGATAAATGTTGTTTAGCTTTTATCATTTCATAACTCTATATTTCCATCTATTCTGTTTTAGCTAATATGTATGCAAAGAATAAACGTGCATGCCTCATTGCACCTCACacatcatacattttttttttatctggaaTTGTATGCATGACAAGTCACCTTAAGGCAGGtaatttttcttccaaaaatatttcagattttattttggggTTGTCATTAGTGATCATAATGCCCTTCAGTCAGACGATATGAAGGATAAAGTCGCCTGGTGCCACCCAAGTgattttacagataaaacaGTTTTTCCTTACAGAACCTGAAGGCAACATTAGACGTGACGTAACGAATCACTGCGAAAtcgatctttttttttttttttttttttttttttcaaagaggggaaaaaagcatttCTATGGAGAACACGAACTATTTAAACTTAACGTGAGGTTTTTGTAAAaacgaaaaataaaaataaagtaataataataaaaaaaaattctgatcaCGTGACGTACAGTGGCACAAACACGCCTCTTGTTTTTCCCGCATGGCGGACTCAACCGTCTTCGTGTGTCGTCTCCGAAAGTAAATCCATCAACCTCCGAGTGTCGGTATGTGACCGTGTCGGATCGCTCGGCTGCCTTTGTCTCTGAAATAAGTGAAATAAGCGTCAGCCGACAGAAGCCACTTTTAAAAGTCCGTCTGTAGCATCGAGACCGTTATCTTGTTATGCTAGCTGGCTAACAGTCCCCGTAATGAAGACCTGGAACCGTAACTCCAACATTATGGACATGTTTGAAGAGGGCAAAGTCCTGAAAATATGTGCCCCAATGGTTCGTTATTCAAAGTAAGTGGAGCCCACCTTTCCTCTAGACCTCCGAGAAACACTTGGAAGGACGTCTAACTTGAAACATCTGTCTTGTTTCATCGCATGCTCTGCTcctgcattattattattattattatttattttttaattcctcCCAGACTGGCGTTCAGGTCCTTGGTGAGGAAATACAGCTGTGACATCTGCTTCACCCCGATGATAGTGGCTGCTGACTTTATGCGATCTGTCAAAGCCAGAGACAGCGAATTCACCACCAACGAGCGTGAGCATGTTCACCCACAAATAGCCACGTTTCCAGATGATCCAAGTGTCTTCATTCAGAGCTCTGCAACTGCtgccatgttttcatttggctTCCACCTCCCTCCTCAGATGATCGGCCCCTGATAGTGCAGTTTGCTGCCCATGATGCCCAAACCCTGGCTGATGCAGCCTGTGTGGTGGCACCTTTCTCAGACGGAGTTGACCTCAACTGTGGCTGTCCCCAGAGGTGAATCACACGACAGAAGGCCTCAATAAACTCTTTGCTCCCTTTTTATGACATTGTTATGTCAAGCATACAAATACACAGATATGTTGtacagaaagttttttttttttctctctctctctctctctgtgttgttcaattagttttgttgttgtgcgtTTAGATGGGCGATGTCGGCTGGGTATGGCGCATGCCTCATCAACAAACCTGAGCTTGTGAAAGACATGGTCAGACATGTCAGAAACCAAGTGGACAATCCCAACTATGCTGCATCCATCAAAATTAggtaaaaaaatatacattttatatataataaattttattctttttagttatttttttctatgtgATAGTTATGGTTCTGGAGATTTAACTGATCTTGTACCATTGAAATAAACAACCTTTTCAATATTTTGTTGATCAAAAAATGCGTCCCAACTTTTTTGCATCACCTTTTGCCGACTTATTTTGAGCTACTGACCCCCAGAAAGCTAATCAtggatacataaaaaaaaaaaaagaaaagccgtCAAATAGGTTTTATTTAGTGGGAATTGCACACAAATGtctcttttaatgctgaaggttgCTGACCCCTGTGTTATCTGATTagcaagaacaagaacaaagacaaaaaggccAAACTAGGCAGTGattctcaaactttttcagtCATTCCTCACTTTGGACAAGGAGGAATTATCCAGCCCCACCTGCCTCCATTGTCCCAACAAGACACTAATGCTGATTCAAATAGAATACACCAAGCTTAAAATTCTCAAATTTAATGAAGTAACATTAAGCAACATAATGTTAAATCTAGCTGCAACTTTTGCAGTCAGTGTCACAAATTATTCATTTAGTTAAGTTATATCTCACACTAACCACACTGCCCTTCTCTCtgaaagtttgtttgttgttccaCTGCATGAtaacattcattcagtcagcagtAATAATATCAGAAATTCTTCTGCAGAATTCATAAGGATTTGAGGCGTACAGTGGATCTTTGCCAGAAGGCTGAATCAGCTGGTGTCTCTTGGATAACCGTACATGGTCGTACAGCAGAAGAACGCCACCAGCCAGTCCATTACGATGCCATAAAGACAATCAAAGACAGCATATCTGTACCTGTCATTGCCAATGGGGACATAAAATATCTCCGTGATGTGGAGTCCACCCACCGGCTTACTGGCGTTGATGGTAggtttatatttgttgttttaaactaAAATATGGTCTTAAATTAGCTCATTTATCTATTTTTGGCATAGTCTAAATTGACGGCACTTTTaagtttcttgtttgtttgaatttgccTATTAGGTGTGATGTCTGCACGGGGTTTGCTTGCTAATCCTGCAATGTTTGCTGGCTATGAGGATACGCCTTTGAAATGCATATGGGACTGGGTGGACATTTCTATTGAGCAAGGCACTCCATTCACCTGCTTCCACCACCATCTTATCTACATGCTGGAGAGAGTGAGCTCCCAGCCTGAAAGGAAAGTGTTCAATTCTCTGTCCAGTACCTCAGCTGTAATCGATTACCTCCAGAACACATACGGATCGGTGCAAGAACTGGGAACATGAGTGCGTTGAAAGGTTCAGTAATGtgattttagaatttttttatttttgtgccaaataaaattacaaagcTGTTGTTCTTTTACTAACGTCTGTCTTCCTGACTGCTCCATTTCATCATCCTTTACTAACTCGTATTGGAGTTCATACTGAGGTTTCAGATGTTTTGGCTTGTGATGGATATTTACCATGTGATCTCAAAATCATCAGATGTGGAAAATATTGAAACTATGAATACATCTTT
It includes:
- the dus4l gene encoding tRNA-dihydrouridine(20a/20b) synthase [NAD(P)+]-like; its protein translation is MKTWNRNSNIMDMFEEGKVLKICAPMVRYSKLAFRSLVRKYSCDICFTPMIVAADFMRSVKARDSEFTTNEHDRPLIVQFAAHDAQTLADAACVVAPFSDGVDLNCGCPQRWAMSAGYGACLINKPELVKDMVRHVRNQVDNPNYAASIKIRIHKDLRRTVDLCQKAESAGVSWITVHGRTAEERHQPVHYDAIKTIKDSISVPVIANGDIKYLRDVESTHRLTGVDGVMSARGLLANPAMFAGYEDTPLKCIWDWVDISIEQGTPFTCFHHHLIYMLERVSSQPERKVFNSLSSTSAVIDYLQNTYGSVQELGT